TGCTGCGGCTGCTCACCCCGAGGGAGATCGAGGTCCTGGTCCGGGTCGCGGAGGGCGAGGACACCCGGCTGATCGCGGCGGGCATGGGGATCGCCCCCAGCACCGCCCGTACGCATGTGCAGCGGGTGCTGATGAAGCTGGGCGTGGGCTCCCGGCTGGAGGCGGCGGCGCTCGCCGCGCGCACGGGGCTGCTCGACCGGGCCACCACGGCCACCGCCCCCATCGCCCCGGTCTCCCGCCTCCACGAGCGCTGAGCCCGGCCGGGCCGGGCCGGGGCGGGGCCCGGCGGAGCCGAGCCCTGGTGGAGCCGAGCCCCGGCCGAGCCGGGTGGTCCTGCGGACCGGTTCCTTCCCACCCCCGCGCGGCGCGCGCGTCATCGGTCGTCTTCCGACCGGACTATGAGTAGATGTGCAGGGGTTCGTCATGAACTCACGCTTCCTGGCGGCCCATTGACTGCACTGTTGGCTCATGGTTTGTTGTGTGCGGTTATGTTGGGAACGGTGAGGGAGTCTCCGTGAAGAAGACGTCGACCCGGCTCGCCGACGGTCGTGAACTGCTCTACTACGACTCCCGCGACGACGCCGTCCGCGACAGCGTCGACCGCAGACCGCTCACCCCCGTCACCAGCCGTACCGAGATCCGCCGCGATCCGCTGCTCGGGGACGCGGTCTCCATCGCCGCCCACCGCCAGGACCGCACCTATCAGCCGCCCGCCGGTCAGTGCCCGCTCTGCCCCTCGCGCGGCGGCAGGCTCAGCGAGATCCCGGCCGAGGACTACGACGTCGTCGTCTTCGAGAACCGCTTCCCCTCCCTCTCCGGGGAGCTGGGCCGCTGCGAGGTGGTCTGCTTCACCTCCGACCACGACGCCTCCTTCGCCGACCTCGGCGAGGAGCAGACCGCGCTGGTCCTCGCCGCGTGGACCGACCGCACCGCCGAACTCGCCGCGCTCCCCCAGGTCGAACAGGTCTTCTGCTTCGAGAACCGGGGCGTCGAGATCGGCGTCACCCTCGGCCATCCGCACGGCCAGATCTACGCGTACCCCTTCGTCACCCCGCGCACCCGGCAGATGCTGACCTCGGCCGCCGCCCACCGGCGCGGCACCGGCCGCAATCTCTTCGACGACATCGTGGAACGGGAGGGCGCCGAGGGCGAACGGGTGGTGCTCGCCACCGCCCACTGGCTCGCCTTCGTCCCGTACGCCGCGCACTGGCCGTACGAGATCCACCTCTACCCCCGGCGCCGCGTCCCCGACCTGCGCGCATTGGACGACGCGGCCCGCGCCGAGTTCCCCGGGGTCTATCTGGAGCTGCTGCGCCGCTTCGACCGGGTTTTCGGCGACGGCCAGCCCCCGACCCCGTACATCTCGGCCTGGCACCAGGCCCCGTTCCACCCGGAGGGACGCGCCGACTTCGCCCTCCATCTGGAGCTCTTCACCATCCGCCGCACTCCCGGAAAGCTGAAGTTCCTCGCGGGTTCGGAGTCGGGAATGAGTGTGTTCATCAATGACGTCCTGCCGGAGACGGCGGCACGGCGGTTGCGAGAGGCGGCGAGCGTATGAACAAGTACCTGGTGACGGGCGGGGCGGGCTATGTGGGCGGCGTGGTGGCGCTGCGGCTGCTGGCGGCCGGGCACCGGGTCACCGTCCTCGACAATCTCTCCACCGGCTTCCGGGAGGGCGTCCCCGAGGGCGCCGAATTCATCGAGGGCGACATCCGGGACGCGGCCAAGTGGCTCGACCCCTCCTATGACGCGGTGCTGCACTTCGCCGCGTTCTCCCAGGTCGGGGAGTCGGTGGCGCACCCCGAGAAGTACTGGGAGAACAACGTCGGCGGCACCATGGCGCTGCTGTCCGCGATGCGCTCCGCGCGGGTGCGCACCCTGGTCTTCTCCTCGACGGCGGCGACCTACGGCGAGCCGGTGCGCACCCCCATCGCCGAGTCCGACCCCACCGCCCCCACCAATCCGTACGGCGCCTCCAAGCTCGCCGTCGACCACATGATCGGCGGCGAGGCCGCCGCCCACGGCCTCGCGGCGGTCTCCCTGCGCTACTTCAACGTCGCGGGCGCCCACCGGGGCCAGGGCGAGCGCCATGACCCCGAGACCCATCTGATCCCGCTCCTCCTGGACGTGGCCCTCGGCCGCCGGGAGTCGATCGCCGTGTACGGGGACGACTATCCGACGCCCGACGGGACCTGCGTCCGGGACTACATCCATGTCGCCGACCTCGCCGACGCGCATCTCCTCGCGCTGGGCGCGGCGCGTCCGGGCGAGCATCTGATCTGCAACCTCGGCAACGGGAACGGCTTCTCGGTGCGCGAGGTCGTCGACACCGTGCGCCGGGTCACCGGGCACCCCGTGCCCGAGACGGCCGCCCCGCGCCGGGCGGGCGACCCGGCGGTCCTGGTGGCCTCGTCCGAGACCGCCGGGGAACGGCTCGGCTGGAGCCCCGCGCGGCCCGGTCTCACCGGGATCGTCGCGGACGCCTGGGAGTTCGCCCGGGCCCGGCACGCGTGAACGCGGGGGTGTGGCAGGCCCCGGGCCGGGTCAATCTGATCGGTGAGCACACCGACTACAACGACGGCCTGGTGGCGCCCTTCGCCCTGCCGCTCACGGTCGTCGCCGAGGGACGGCGCCGCGAGGACGGGGTGCTCAGCCTCGGCTCCGACGGCGCGGAGCCCGGCCGCCGCACCGTCGATCTGCGGGTCGACGACCTCGCCCCCGGGCACGGCCCGCGCGGCTGGACCGACTATCCCGCGGGGGTGCTCTGGGCGCTGCGGGAGGCAGGACACCGGATCGGCGGCGCACAACTGCGCTTCACCTCCACCCTGCCGCAGGGCGCGGGGCTCTCCTCGTCCGCCGCGCTCGGCGTCGTCACCGCCCTGGCGCTGAGCGAGCTGTACGGCCTCGACCCGGCGCCGGACCTGCCGGAGCTGGCCCGGATCGCCCGCAGGGCCGAGAACGCGTACGCCGGGGCGCCCACCGGGATCATGGACCAGATGGCCTCCGCCTGCTGTACGGAGGGCCATGTCCTGGCCCTGGACACCCGGGACCTGTCGCTGCGGCAGATCCCGTTCGACCCGGCCGCGCACGGGCTCGCGCTGCTGCTCGTCGACACCCGGGTGACCCACGCCCACAGCACCGGCGCGTACGGCAGACGGCGCGCGGGGTGCGAGGCGGCGGCAGCCGCGCTCGGGGTCCCGGCCCTGCGGGACGTGGGGCCCGATGAGCTGCCCGCGGCCCTGGCCCGGCTCGCCGACCCGGAGCAGCGCCGTCTGGTCCGGCATGTGGTGACGGAGAACCACCGGGTGGAACGGGTGACGTCCGCGCTGCTCACCGGGGATGTCCACGCGGTCGGGCCGGTGCTCACCGAGGGGCATGTCTCGCTCCGTGACGACTTCCGGGTCTCCTGCCCGGAGCTGGACCTCGTGGTGTCCGCGGCGCTGGCCGCCGGGGCGCTGGGCGCGCGGATGACCGGAGGCGGTTTCGGGGGCTCGGCGATCGTGCTCACCCGCGCGGCGGCGGCGGGCGCGGTGGCGGCCGCGGTGCGGCGGGCGTTTGCGGAGGCGAGCCTTACCGAACCTGTCGTCAGGGCGGCGGACCCGGCCGGCGGGGCCCGCCGGATCTCCTGACCGGGCCCGCTTTTCCAGGCGTGCGACCGGTCGAACGCCATGGGTTCACCTTCCGGGGTAAAACTTACGGCACATCTTGCACAGCGCAGGTAATCAGTTCTGCAAATAGCCTTCCCCTGCCGTTCCCCCGCCGTACTCTGATGTTCAGCACCGGTGGGGGCCGGTGTGTATCAGGGGGCGAGATCAGTCGGGTACGACGCCCGGGGCGGGGTAGCAGTGTGCGCGGCGGCGGCCGTGCGCGTTCTCCCCGTTCCCCCGGGCGCCGTGCCCGCGTCATCCGTCCTCCGAGCCTGGGGGTGTCTGTGATCCGTATTCGGGTCCTGGTGGTGGACGACCACCGAATCTTCGCCGAGTCCCTGGCCGCCGCTCTCGCGGCCGAGCCCGATGTCGAAGTGGCGGCGGCCGGGAGCGGCCCGGCGGCGTTGCGCTGTCTGGAAAGAGCCCTCGCCGACGGGCGGGGCTTCGATGTGATGCTCGTCGACGCCGATCTCGGCGCGGGCGGGGGACGGCCGCAGGCCGTGCGCGCGCCCGTCGCCCGCGCGGTCCCCGACGACGGGGACGAGGGGCTGGTGGACGGGATCACCCTGGTCGCCGGGGTCCGTTCGGTCCATCCCGCCGTCCGTACGGTCGTCCTCGCCGAGAAGGACGACCCGCGCCGGGCCGCGCTCGCGCTCCAGGCGGGGGCGTGCGGCTGGGTCGCCAAGGACTGCTCGTTGCAGCGGCTGCTCGCGGTGATCCGGGGGGTGCTGCGGGATGAGACCCATCTGCCGCCCGCGCTGCTCACCGGGGTGCTGCGGGAGCTGACCGCCGCCCGCAAGCACCGCACCGAGAGCGAGCGGCTGGTCGAGTCGCTGACCCCGCGCGAGCGGGAGGTGCTGCGGTGCATGGTGGCGGGGCTGGGGCGCAAGGCGGTCGCCGAGCGGCTCTTCCTCTCCCCGCACACGGTCCGCACCCATATGCAGAACGTGCTGGGCAAGCTGGGGGTGCACTCGACGCTCGCGGCGGTGGCGCTGGCCCGGCGGGCGGGCGTGGGCCCGGTGGACCTAGCCGGGGATGTTGTCGAACGGGGCGGTCAGCTCGCGTAGCAGCGCGGCCAGCTCGGCCCGCTGGGCGTGGGAGAGCCGGGAGAGGATGGCGCGCTCCTGGTCGAGCAGCCCGGCCAGGGCCTGGTCCGCGCGGTCCCGGCCCTCGGCGGTCAGGCGCACCAGCACCCCGCGCCGGTCGCTGGGGTCGGGCAGCCGCTCGACCAGGCCCTTCTTGGCGAGCCTGTCGATGCGGTTGGTCATGGTGCCCGAGGTGACCAGGGTCTGGGTGAGGAGCTGGCCGGGGGAGAGCTGATACGGGTCCCCCGCGCGGCGCAGCGAGGTCAGGACGTCGAACTCCCACGGTTCGAGCTGGTGCTCGGAGAACGCGAGCCTGCGGGCCCGGTCGAGGTGGCGGGCGAGCCGTGAGACGCGGCTCAGCACCTCCAGCGGTTCCACGTCGAGGTCGGGGCGCTCCCGGCGCCATGCCGCGACCAGTCGATCGACCTCGTCCTCCATGACGATCAGTGTAGTTGGTCTGTCGATGTGAAGTCTCTTGACGTCAAGATAGTTTCGGGCGCAGGATGGGATCACCGGGGCGGGAGGGGTCTTTCGACCGACTTCTCCCCTCGCGGCCTGCTGTTCCTTTGCGTTCTTTTTCCGCCCTGCTCCTCGTCGCCCCGCCGCTCTCCCCGGCGATTTCTTCAGATACGCGAGGTCTGTACGTCATGACATCCGCCGCTCCCACCTGGGACCCCGGGCTCTATCTGCGTCACGCGGGCCACCGCACCCGCCCCTTCCTCGACCTGCTCGCCCGGATTCCCGAGCCGGGGCGCCCCGGCCCCGGCGGCGGGGGCGGGGGGACGCGCGCCCCGCTGCGGATCGCCGACATCGGCTGCGGCGCGGGCAATGTCACCGCCCTGCTCGCCGAGCGCTGGCCCGACGCCCTGATCACCGGTTTCGACAACTCCCCCGAGATGGTCGAACACGCCCGCACCGCGCACGGCGGCCCCACGGCGGGCGGTGGACGGCTGGACTTCACCGAGGGCGACGCCCATGACTGGCTCCCCGAGGGCGGCTACGACCTGATCGTCTCCAACGCCGTCCTGCACTGGGTGCCCGGCCACCGCGCGCTCCTCGGCCGCTGGGCCGAGGCGCTGAACCCCGGCGGCGTCCTCGCCTTCCAGGTGCCCGCGAACTTCGCCGCCCCCAGCCACACCCTGGTCGCCGGACTCGTCGCCGAACCCCGCTGGCGGGACCGGCTCGGCGAGCACGGCGTCATCGCCTCCGTCCATGAACCCGCCGAGTATCTGACCCGGCTGGTGGGGCTGGGGCTCGACCCGGACGTCTGGGAGACCACCTACCTCCAGCTCCTCACCGGCGAGGACCCGGTACTCGACTGGATCAAGGGCACGGTGCTGCGCCCCCTCCTCACCGAACTGGCCGACGACCCCGCCGCGACCGACGCCTTCCTCACCGAACTGGCCGGCCGTCTGCGCACCGCCTACCCACCGGGCCCGGCGGGGACGGTCCTGCCCTTCCGCCGCGTCTTCGCCGTCGCGAGGGCCTGACCTGACTGCCCGCACCCCGGGGCGAGTGAGCCGAAGGGGGTACGCCTCCGCCTCTCTCCCGGGCCGGGCGATGGCCCGCACCCCGCCCCCGAGCCGGGCGTTTGCCCTGCCCCTGCGGCGCGTGAATCGAAGGGGTGCCGCGGGTGCCGAATGCGGAGAGCGCCCGCCTGTCTGTTGGGCCGGGCGTTTGCCCGCACCCCGCCCCCGAGCCGGGCGTTTGCCTTGACCCTGCGGCGAGTGAGCCGAAGGGGCGCACCTCCGCCTCTCTCCCGGGCCGGGCGATGGCCCGCACCCCGCCCCCGAGCCGGGCGTTTGCCTCGACCCTGCGGCGAGTGAGCCGAAGGGGCGCGTGGCTGCCGAAAGTGGAGAGCGCGCGGAGCCCGTGAGGAACGAGCGGGCGAGCACGGTCGACCGTCGGCAGACGCTTCAGCGCTCCGGAGGCGAACCGAGCCACAAAAAAAGGGGGCCCCTAATTCTTGCGGTGGCCTATCAGGCGGGGCTTCGGTTCCAGGCCGTCCAGGCCGTGCCAGGCCAGGTTCACCAGGTGCGCGGCGACCTCGGCCTTCTTCGGGCGGCGGGCGTCCAGCCACCACTGGCCGGTGAGCGCGACCATCCCGACCAGCGCCTGCGCGTACAGCGGCGCCAGCTTGGGATCGAAGCCCCGGTTCTTGAACTCCATCCCCAGGATGTCTTCCACCTGTGTGGCGATATCGCTGATCAGCGAGGCGAACGTGCCCGTCGACTGGGCCACCGGCGAATCCCGCACCAGGATGCGGAAGCCGTCCGTGTACCGCTCGATGTAGTCGAGCAGCGCGAACGCCGCCTGTTCGAGCAGTTCCCTGGGGTGCCCGGCGGTCAGCGCGCCCGTCACCATGTCGAGGAGCTGGCGCATCTCACGGTCGACGACGACCGCGTACAGCCCTTCCTTGCCGCCGAAGTGCTCGTACACCACCGGCTTGGACACCCCCGCCTTCGCGGCGATCTCCTCCACCGAGGTGCCCTCGAACCCCTTGTCGGCGAAGAGGGTGCGGCCGATGTCCAGCAACTGTTCACGGCGTTCCGCACCGGTCATCCGCACCCGGCGCGCCCGCCGTCCCGACCGGTTCTTCTCGGTGCCATTGCTGTTGCCGTCCGTCGCCACGCCCTCCATCATGCCGTGTCGGGCGCTGTGGTACTGCGCCGGGCGTCGATGCGTGCCGCGCTCGGCCACCGCACGTCGTATGCCCACCCCAGCCGCTCGAACCAGCGGATCAGCCGGGCGCTGGAGTCGAGCTGCCCCCGGAGCACCCCGTGCCGGGCGCTCGTCGGGTCCGCGTGGTGCAGGTTGTGCCAGGACTCCCCGCAGGACAGCACCGCCAGCCACCACACATTCCCCGAGCGGTCCCGGGAGCGGAACGGACGGCGGCCCACCGCGTGACAGATCGAATTGATCGACCAGGTCACATGGTGCAGCAGCGCGACCCGCACCAGGGAGCCCCAGAAGAACGCGGTGGCGGCGCCCTGCCACGTCCCCGTCACTGCCCATCCGGCCAGCGGCGGGATCGCCAGCGACAGCACCGTCCACCAGACGAAGTCCCGGGAGATCCGCCGCAGCGCCGGGTCCTTGATCAGATCCGGCGCGTACTTGTGCTGCGAGGTCCGCTCCGAGTCGAACATCCAGCCGATATGGGCCCACCAGAGCCCCTTCAGCAGCGCCGGGACGCTCTCCCCGTACCGCCACGGGGAGTGCGGATCACCCTCCTCGTCGGAGAAGCGGTGGTGCTTGCGGTGGTCGGCCACCCAGCGCACCAACGGCCCCTCGACCGCCAGTGAACCCGCCACCGCCAGCGCGATCCGCAGCGGGCGGCGCGCCTTGAAGGCGCCATGGGTGAAGTACCGGTGGAAGCCGATCGTGATCCCGTGGCAGCCCAGGAAGTACATCCCCACGAGCAGCCCCAGATCCAGCCAGCTCACGCCCCAGCCCCAGGCCAGCGGCACCGAGGCCGCCAGCGCGAGAAACGGCACCACGATGAAGAACAGCAGTGCGAGCTGCTCGATCGACCCCTTCTTGTCGCCGCCGAGCGTCGCGGACGGAAGGCCGTCGACCGCCGCGCCGACCGGGTCCGCGGCGTCGACCACATCCGGGCTGGTTGTCATGGTGAGCGTCCCTCGCGTCCCTGGGGAGAGGAAGATGATCACACCGAGCCACCGGCAGGTGACCAACGGCGACGTCAGTATGGCAGCGCCCGGCCGCGCGGCAAGGGCCCTGTGGACAGACGCCGGGACCCGGCGACCTATCCTGGGTCTCGTCGGACAGCGCGGTCCGCAGCCTCCAGTACCCCTCCAGACGTGCTCAAACACTGCAAGGAGCCGCACCTGTGAGCAGTGCCGACCAGACACCCACGGCCAGCGCCGAACTCCGTGCCGACATCCGCCGACTGGGCGACCTCCTCGGGGAGACGATCGTCCGGCAGGAAGGCCCCGAACTGCTCGAACTCGTCGAGCAGGTACGCGCCCTGACCCGCAGCGACGGGGAGGCCGCCGCCCATCTGCTGGGCGACACCGACCTGGAGACCGCGGCCAAGCTGGTCCGCGCCTTCTCCACCTACTTCCACCTCGCCAACGTCACCGAACAGGTGCACCGCGGCCATGAGCTGCGCCGACTGCGCGCGGCCGAGGGCAGCCTGCTGGCCCGTACCGCCGACCGGCTCAAGGACGCCGACCCCGCCCATCTGCGGGAGACCGTCAAGAACCTCAACGTCCGGCCCGTCTTCACCGCGCACCCCACGGAGGCCGCCCGGCGCTCCGTCCTCAACAAGCTGCGCCGGATCGCCGAACTCCTCGACACCCCCGCGGTCCCCTCCGACCGCCGCCGCATCGATCTGCGGCTCGCCGAGAACATCGACCTCATCTGGCAGACCGACGAGCTGCGGGTCGTCCGCCCCGAACCGGCCGACGAGGCCCGCAACGCCATCTACTACCTGGACGAGCTGCACGCCGACGCCGTCGGCGACGTCCTGGAGGACCTGGCGGCGGAGCTGGAGCGGGTCGGCCTGGAGCTGCCCGCGGGCACCCGCCCGTTGACCTTCGGCACCTGGATCGGCGGCGACCGCGACGGCAACCCCAACGTCACCCCCGCCGTCACCCGCGAGGTGCTGATCCTCCAGCACGAGCACGGCATCACCGACGCCCTCGCCCTCATCGACGCGCTGCGCGGACAGCTCTCCCAGTCCATCCGCTACACCGGCGCCACCGACGAACTCCTCGCCTCCCTCCAGACCGACCTGGAGCGGCTGCCGGAGATCAGCCCCCGCTACAAGCGGCTCAACGCGGAGGAGCCGTACCGCCTCAAGGCCACCTGCATCCAGCAGAAGCTCGTCAACACCCGCGAGCGCCTGGCCAAGGGCACCCCGCACCAGCCCGGACGGGACTACCTCGGCACCTCCGAACTCCTCGCCGACCTCACCCTGATCCAGACCT
The nucleotide sequence above comes from Streptomyces clavuligerus. Encoded proteins:
- a CDS encoding LuxR C-terminal-related transcriptional regulator; the protein is MIRIRVLVVDDHRIFAESLAAALAAEPDVEVAAAGSGPAALRCLERALADGRGFDVMLVDADLGAGGGRPQAVRAPVARAVPDDGDEGLVDGITLVAGVRSVHPAVRTVVLAEKDDPRRAALALQAGACGWVAKDCSLQRLLAVIRGVLRDETHLPPALLTGVLRELTAARKHRTESERLVESLTPREREVLRCMVAGLGRKAVAERLFLSPHTVRTHMQNVLGKLGVHSTLAAVALARRAGVGPVDLAGDVVERGGQLA
- the galT gene encoding galactose-1-phosphate uridylyltransferase: MKKTSTRLADGRELLYYDSRDDAVRDSVDRRPLTPVTSRTEIRRDPLLGDAVSIAAHRQDRTYQPPAGQCPLCPSRGGRLSEIPAEDYDVVVFENRFPSLSGELGRCEVVCFTSDHDASFADLGEEQTALVLAAWTDRTAELAALPQVEQVFCFENRGVEIGVTLGHPHGQIYAYPFVTPRTRQMLTSAAAHRRGTGRNLFDDIVEREGAEGERVVLATAHWLAFVPYAAHWPYEIHLYPRRRVPDLRALDDAARAEFPGVYLELLRRFDRVFGDGQPPTPYISAWHQAPFHPEGRADFALHLELFTIRRTPGKLKFLAGSESGMSVFINDVLPETAARRLREAASV
- the galE gene encoding UDP-glucose 4-epimerase GalE produces the protein MNKYLVTGGAGYVGGVVALRLLAAGHRVTVLDNLSTGFREGVPEGAEFIEGDIRDAAKWLDPSYDAVLHFAAFSQVGESVAHPEKYWENNVGGTMALLSAMRSARVRTLVFSSTAATYGEPVRTPIAESDPTAPTNPYGASKLAVDHMIGGEAAAHGLAAVSLRYFNVAGAHRGQGERHDPETHLIPLLLDVALGRRESIAVYGDDYPTPDGTCVRDYIHVADLADAHLLALGAARPGEHLICNLGNGNGFSVREVVDTVRRVTGHPVPETAAPRRAGDPAVLVASSETAGERLGWSPARPGLTGIVADAWEFARARHA
- a CDS encoding TetR/AcrR family transcriptional regulator; amino-acid sequence: MEGVATDGNSNGTEKNRSGRRARRVRMTGAERREQLLDIGRTLFADKGFEGTSVEEIAAKAGVSKPVVYEHFGGKEGLYAVVVDREMRQLLDMVTGALTAGHPRELLEQAAFALLDYIERYTDGFRILVRDSPVAQSTGTFASLISDIATQVEDILGMEFKNRGFDPKLAPLYAQALVGMVALTGQWWLDARRPKKAEVAAHLVNLAWHGLDGLEPKPRLIGHRKN
- a CDS encoding MarR family winged helix-turn-helix transcriptional regulator codes for the protein MEDEVDRLVAAWRRERPDLDVEPLEVLSRVSRLARHLDRARRLAFSEHQLEPWEFDVLTSLRRAGDPYQLSPGQLLTQTLVTSGTMTNRIDRLAKKGLVERLPDPSDRRGVLVRLTAEGRDRADQALAGLLDQERAILSRLSHAQRAELAALLRELTAPFDNIPG
- a CDS encoding methyltransferase domain-containing protein; translated protein: MTSAAPTWDPGLYLRHAGHRTRPFLDLLARIPEPGRPGPGGGGGGTRAPLRIADIGCGAGNVTALLAERWPDALITGFDNSPEMVEHARTAHGGPTAGGGRLDFTEGDAHDWLPEGGYDLIVSNAVLHWVPGHRALLGRWAEALNPGGVLAFQVPANFAAPSHTLVAGLVAEPRWRDRLGEHGVIASVHEPAEYLTRLVGLGLDPDVWETTYLQLLTGEDPVLDWIKGTVLRPLLTELADDPAATDAFLTELAGRLRTAYPPGPAGTVLPFRRVFAVARA
- a CDS encoding acyl-CoA desaturase; the encoded protein is MTTSPDVVDAADPVGAAVDGLPSATLGGDKKGSIEQLALLFFIVVPFLALAASVPLAWGWGVSWLDLGLLVGMYFLGCHGITIGFHRYFTHGAFKARRPLRIALAVAGSLAVEGPLVRWVADHRKHHRFSDEEGDPHSPWRYGESVPALLKGLWWAHIGWMFDSERTSQHKYAPDLIKDPALRRISRDFVWWTVLSLAIPPLAGWAVTGTWQGAATAFFWGSLVRVALLHHVTWSINSICHAVGRRPFRSRDRSGNVWWLAVLSCGESWHNLHHADPTSARHGVLRGQLDSSARLIRWFERLGWAYDVRWPSAARIDARRSTTAPDTA
- the galK gene encoding galactokinase — protein: MNAGVWQAPGRVNLIGEHTDYNDGLVAPFALPLTVVAEGRRREDGVLSLGSDGAEPGRRTVDLRVDDLAPGHGPRGWTDYPAGVLWALREAGHRIGGAQLRFTSTLPQGAGLSSSAALGVVTALALSELYGLDPAPDLPELARIARRAENAYAGAPTGIMDQMASACCTEGHVLALDTRDLSLRQIPFDPAAHGLALLLVDTRVTHAHSTGAYGRRRAGCEAAAAALGVPALRDVGPDELPAALARLADPEQRRLVRHVVTENHRVERVTSALLTGDVHAVGPVLTEGHVSLRDDFRVSCPELDLVVSAALAAGALGARMTGGGFGGSAIVLTRAAAAGAVAAAVRRAFAEASLTEPVVRAADPAGGARRIS